One stretch of Cryptococcus neoformans var. neoformans B-3501A chromosome 5, whole genome shotgun sequence DNA includes these proteins:
- a CDS encoding hypothetical protein (Match to ESTs gb|CF187277.1|CF187277, gb|CF187052.1|CF187052, gb|CF187051.1|CF187051; HMMPfam hit to TauD, Taurine catabolism dioxygenase TauD, TfdA family, score: 125.3, E(): 1.4e-34), translated as MAPAATTTPGVSWEAKGFKAVDKTKTIRVQEDGLKYPEYYPYNDPNDKFPDPEPFDYHERALDADPSLPVFYNDHVTVEEITPFIGVKVTGLDLASLDKAGQDQLALLAARKGIVFFASNDKVKQTYRDTSMERKLEMARYYVQPRPPTSTEISVVYQDKVNTVRKHWWPNRLTNAIWHIDQTQERQPPGITFFCCMQHDAPSGGDTLVGSLVEAYNRLSPKMKEFVCGLKAVHSSAVMSAKAARVGGASRRNEIESLHPLVTVHPATGSKSLYINPERMTYIEGLRNEESDNMLKFLSDHVKLGADFHARYKWSEGDVCVWDQRVIIHSAVLDNMTHRRHFIRITALSSVPIQATYDPKDEENDEEE; from the exons ATGGCACCTGCTGCGACTACGACACCTGGAGTGAGCTGGGAGGCAAAGGGCTTCAAGGCAGTGGATAAGACCAAGACGATCCGAGTCCAGGAGGATGGTCTCAAGTATCCCGAGTACTATCCCTATAATGACCCCAACGACAAGTTTCCTGACCCAGAACCATTCGATTATCACGAGAGGGCGCTGGACGCCGACCCCTCCCTACCTGTATTCTACAACGACCATGTGACCGTTGAAGAG ATCACCCCGTTCATCGGTGTGAAAGTCACCGGACTGGACTTGGCTTCGCTTGACAAGGCTGGTCAAGACCAGCTCGCCCTGCTTGCCGCCAGGAAGGGTATCGTTTTCTTTGCGAGCAACGACAAGGTCAAGCAGACCTATCGCGACACGTCGATGGAGCGCAAACTCGAGATGGCTCGTTACTACG TACAGCCTCGTCCCCCTACATCGACCGAAATCTCGGTCGTGTACCAGGACAAGGTCAATACTGTTCGT AAACATTGGTGGCCCAACCGACTCACCAACGCCATCTGGCACATCGACCAGACCCAAGAGCGACAGCCACCAGGGatcaccttcttctgctgcaTGCAGCATGATGCACCTTCTGGCGGCGATACTCTTGTCGGGTCTCTGGTCGAGGCGTACAATCGACTTAGcccaaagatgaaggaatttGTTTGTGGTCTGAAAGCAGTCCACTCGTCTGCCGTTATGTCCGCTAAGGCAGCTCGTGTCGGAGGAGCTTCCCGACGTAACGAGATCGAGTCTTTGCACCCTCTGGTGACCGTACATCCT GCCACTGGCTCCAAATCGCTCTACATCAACCCGGAAAGGATGACCTACATCGAAGGCTTGCGCAACGAAGAGAGCGACAACATGCTTAAATTCCTTTCTGACCATGTCAAGCTAGGTGCGGATTTCCATGCTCGTTACAAATGGTCAGAGGGCGACGTCTGCGTCTGGGATCAG CGTGTGATCATCCATTCCGCCGTTCTCGACAACATGACGCACCGTCGTCACTTTATCCGTATCACCGCTCTGTCCTCAGTGCCTATTCAAGCCACATACGACCCTAAAGACGAGGAGaacgatgaggaagagtag